A genomic window from Winogradskyella sp. J14-2 includes:
- a CDS encoding tetratricopeptide repeat-containing sensor histidine kinase produces MKQLMTLTVCILTFIGFSQNERIDDLTVKLAYQEADSTKVDLSLMLIDELYAVKDFDKALLYVNQTAKLSEKLNYTKGLAESTYYRALIYTQRNDYFNAIDNYDKSRKYYLQISDTLGIAKVSNSIGLIEIKRGNYSVGLQNSLSAIDIFEKQNLFDELSTAYNNLAEAYFKTNQIDKAIDFNFKALDVRKKIDDPTGIITSTKNIADLYALRKEHRKAIEYYENVLEMLNPTKDKNLRGEILPKLGNQYLEFKEYDKASVYLVEGLKYNRKQNNEEGVLLSLNAIGNLNLQKRKVKLAEIQLNEAYNIAQKIDNKPALLENYKLHVALDSTRGYFQNAFFWQNKYYDLKDKLSKIDQPTFITDTNPIDLFNSNPIEDEIENFEGEENKNKTIKTWLHNPLVLYGALAATAILLTLLLLNYLKNKKYRETIVEQREKLKQEHIRSEAILEQAHHLEEVNQVKDKLFSIVSHDLKDSISSIKAFLDLLKEDSISKEEFRELIPELSENANNASSLLFNLLNWSKSQMQNLEPNPELFNIQEVFHTKMALVEQKVEDKRIVLIDESQRDFAYADKSMIEIVIQNLITNAVKFSRTGDVITVSNQNVDGKVLICVEDTGVGISEENIKKLFNANKNFTTVGTKNEKGTGLGLTIAKDLVELNNGRIWVESTVNVGSKFFIELPKSAPKA; encoded by the coding sequence ATGAAGCAGTTGATGACATTAACTGTTTGTATTTTAACTTTCATTGGCTTTTCTCAAAATGAAAGAATAGACGACCTTACGGTAAAATTGGCATACCAAGAAGCTGATTCTACAAAGGTCGACCTCTCGTTAATGCTTATAGATGAACTATATGCTGTTAAAGATTTTGATAAAGCTTTGCTCTATGTAAATCAGACTGCAAAACTTTCAGAAAAATTAAATTACACCAAAGGACTTGCGGAAAGCACATACTACAGAGCGCTAATTTACACCCAACGTAATGACTACTTTAATGCCATTGATAACTACGACAAATCCAGAAAATACTATCTACAAATTAGCGACACGCTTGGCATAGCAAAAGTGAGTAATAGCATTGGACTCATTGAAATAAAGCGAGGAAACTATTCGGTTGGACTTCAAAACTCGCTTTCGGCAATTGACATTTTTGAAAAACAAAATCTTTTTGATGAACTCAGTACGGCTTACAATAATTTGGCAGAAGCATACTTTAAAACCAACCAGATTGACAAGGCCATAGATTTTAACTTTAAGGCGCTTGACGTTAGAAAAAAAATAGACGATCCAACAGGTATTATTACTTCTACAAAAAATATAGCAGATCTCTACGCGCTAAGAAAAGAACATCGTAAAGCCATAGAGTACTATGAGAACGTACTCGAGATGCTAAACCCTACTAAAGATAAAAATCTACGTGGTGAAATACTACCCAAATTAGGCAATCAATATTTAGAATTTAAAGAATACGACAAAGCCTCTGTGTATCTGGTAGAAGGGTTAAAGTATAATCGCAAGCAAAATAACGAAGAAGGTGTTTTGTTGTCCCTAAATGCTATTGGTAACTTAAATCTTCAAAAACGTAAAGTGAAGCTGGCCGAAATTCAACTTAACGAAGCTTATAACATTGCCCAAAAAATTGATAATAAGCCTGCTCTCTTAGAGAATTACAAACTTCATGTTGCGCTAGACTCCACACGTGGATATTTTCAGAATGCTTTTTTTTGGCAAAATAAATACTACGATTTAAAAGATAAATTATCAAAAATAGACCAACCCACTTTTATTACTGATACAAATCCTATTGACCTTTTCAACTCTAATCCTATTGAAGATGAAATAGAAAATTTTGAAGGTGAGGAAAACAAAAATAAAACTATAAAAACTTGGTTACACAATCCCTTAGTTTTGTATGGTGCACTTGCGGCTACTGCTATCTTGCTTACCTTATTACTACTTAATTACTTAAAAAACAAAAAATATAGAGAAACCATTGTTGAGCAAAGAGAAAAACTAAAACAAGAACACATAAGAAGCGAAGCTATTTTAGAGCAAGCTCATCATCTCGAAGAAGTTAACCAAGTAAAAGACAAATTATTCTCAATAGTTTCTCACGATTTAAAAGATTCCATTTCCTCCATAAAAGCCTTTCTAGATTTATTAAAAGAAGATAGTATTTCTAAGGAAGAATTTAGAGAGTTAATCCCTGAGCTTAGCGAAAATGCAAACAACGCATCTTCACTTTTGTTTAATTTATTAAACTGGTCTAAATCGCAGATGCAGAATTTAGAGCCAAACCCTGAGTTGTTTAACATTCAAGAAGTGTTTCATACCAAAATGGCATTGGTTGAGCAAAAGGTTGAAGATAAACGTATAGTACTTATTGATGAGTCGCAACGCGACTTTGCATACGCTGATAAGAGTATGATAGAAATTGTAATTCAGAATCTAATTACCAATGCCGTAAAATTCAGTAGAACCGGTGATGTCATAACGGTCTCAAACCAAAACGTTGATGGTAAAGTTTTAATCTGTGTTGAAGATACAGGTGTTGGTATTTCTGAAGAAAATATCAAAAAACTTTTCAACGCCAACAAGAACTTCACAACCGTAGGCACCAAGAATGAAAAAGGCACAGGTCTTGGACTAACAATTGCTAAAGATTTAGTTGAACTGAACAATGGGCGTATTTGGGTAGAAAGTACTGTAAATGTGGGTAGTAAATTCTTCATAGAACTTCCTAAGTCAGCTCCAAAAGCCTAA
- a CDS encoding arabinogalactan endo-beta-1,4-galactanase produces MKKYWIISLIILASCSSDDDSNRETSNQFYKGMDLSFQSELENYNVDYKDEEGNSVELLDFVRSKGTNLVRLKLWHTPQDGQNGLEDVKAYAQKIKAQNMDFLLNFHYSDYWADPGTQTPPVAWQNLNIDQLKVAIYNYTKDVVQQLKSQNTLPDIIQIGNETDSGFLWDFGRVWGSFNNNWGNYTDLVSEAIRAVRDVDNEGKTRIMLHHSSVENAIFFLNELVPYNIDFDIIGLSYYPQFQIKDLDLVASKLNELANNFSKDILMVEVAYPFTLQWNDNQTNYIGSLDQTLVEFSPTPQGQKAYFEWLIQTIKNIPNDHGIGFCYWAPDWVAFEGNEATSTNGTSWENQCLFDFELKALPALGIYSTN; encoded by the coding sequence ATGAAAAAGTATTGGATTATTAGCCTAATCATTTTAGCATCTTGTTCTAGTGACGATGACTCAAATAGAGAGACTTCAAATCAATTTTACAAAGGCATGGATTTGTCGTTTCAAAGCGAGTTAGAAAACTACAATGTAGATTATAAAGATGAAGAGGGCAACTCGGTTGAATTATTAGATTTTGTAAGATCTAAAGGTACAAACTTAGTACGTTTAAAACTCTGGCACACTCCACAAGATGGGCAAAACGGGCTTGAAGATGTAAAGGCTTATGCACAAAAGATTAAAGCCCAAAATATGGACTTTTTGCTCAATTTTCACTACAGTGATTACTGGGCAGATCCTGGTACGCAAACCCCTCCAGTTGCTTGGCAAAATTTGAATATTGACCAATTAAAAGTGGCAATTTATAATTATACAAAAGATGTTGTACAACAGTTAAAATCTCAAAATACATTACCAGACATTATACAAATTGGCAATGAAACTGACAGTGGATTTTTATGGGATTTTGGCAGAGTTTGGGGTAGTTTTAACAATAATTGGGGCAATTATACAGACTTAGTATCTGAAGCTATACGCGCCGTAAGAGATGTTGATAACGAAGGTAAAACAAGAATAATGCTGCACCACTCTAGCGTAGAAAATGCTATTTTCTTTCTTAATGAACTAGTGCCCTATAACATTGATTTTGATATCATTGGTTTATCCTATTATCCTCAGTTTCAAATTAAAGATTTAGATCTTGTTGCTTCAAAATTAAATGAACTCGCCAACAATTTCAGCAAAGATATTTTGATGGTAGAAGTTGCATATCCTTTTACGTTACAGTGGAATGATAACCAAACAAATTATATAGGAAGCTTAGATCAAACTTTGGTAGAATTTTCGCCAACACCACAAGGACAAAAAGCATACTTTGAATGGTTAATACAAACCATTAAAAACATACCAAACGACCATGGGATTGGTTTTTGTTATTGGGCACCAGATTGGGTAGCTTTTGAAGGCAACGAAGCAACCTCAACAAATGGTACATCTTGGGAAAACCAATGTCTTTTCGATTTTGAGCTTAAAGCATTACCAGCGCTAGGAATATATAGCACTAATTAA
- a CDS encoding bleomycin resistance protein encodes MDRKSHLLKGIPVLASLNIKKTVEFYKTKLGFNKIGYLDDNYAIIARDNFVVHFWKCNDKIHPENTSCYVDVEDIDTLYEELKTFGVIHPNGNLKNHPYGMREFAILDRDGNMIKFGQEIS; translated from the coding sequence ATGGATCGAAAATCGCACCTCCTCAAAGGCATACCTGTTTTAGCTTCTTTAAATATTAAAAAGACTGTAGAGTTCTATAAAACTAAACTCGGCTTTAATAAAATTGGTTATTTAGACGATAATTATGCTATAATTGCACGCGACAATTTTGTGGTTCATTTTTGGAAATGTAATGACAAAATTCACCCAGAAAACACAAGTTGTTATGTAGATGTAGAAGATATCGACACGCTCTACGAAGAATTAAAAACGTTTGGTGTTATTCACCCAAATGGTAATTTAAAAAATCACCCTTATGGCATGCGAGAATTTGCCATTTTAGATCGCGACGGAAATATGATTAAATTTGGTCAGGAAATTTCATGA
- the argS gene encoding arginine--tRNA ligase, with translation MKLQDTLELHVKTAVKELFQADLESVEFQATRKEFAGDITIVVFPMLRVVKGNPVVIGGQIGQYLQDNVTLVKGFNVVKGFLNIEIDDSYYVDFFNTIKDQNNYGFASLKDDKAVMVEYSSPNTNKPLHLGHVRNVLLGYSVSEILKASGKKVYKTQIINDRGIHICKSMLAWQRFGNGETPESTGLKGDKLVGNYYVEFDKAYKAEIAELVAQGQNDEDAKKNAPILLEAQEMLRKWEAGDAEVVALWEKMNGWVYEGFEETYKAIGVDFDKYYYESQTYLLGKEFVAEGLKSGVFFKKADGSVWCDLTEDGLDEKIVLRADGTAVYMTQDIGTAIQRIKDYPDVGGMVYTVGNEQDYHFKVLFLILKKLGFDWAKNLYHLSYGMVDLPSGKMKSREGTVVDADDLIQEMADTAEEISKELGKLDDYSEADKKALYKTIGLGALKYYILKVDPKKRILFDPKESIDFQGNTGPFIQYTYARIQSILRKSNIDENITLSAVEVSLQDKERELLKQLEQFPEVIQNAAENHSPALVANYTYDLVKDFNSFYQNVSILGADEEEEKVFRVQLSKTVGQTIKNAFSVLGIDVPERM, from the coding sequence ATGAAGCTTCAGGATACTTTAGAATTACATGTAAAAACAGCTGTAAAGGAATTATTTCAGGCAGATTTAGAATCTGTAGAATTTCAGGCAACTCGCAAAGAGTTTGCTGGCGACATCACTATTGTTGTTTTTCCTATGTTGCGCGTGGTAAAAGGAAATCCTGTGGTTATTGGCGGGCAGATAGGACAATACCTTCAGGATAATGTTACTCTGGTTAAAGGGTTTAATGTTGTAAAAGGCTTTTTAAACATAGAAATTGATGATTCGTATTATGTAGATTTCTTCAACACCATAAAAGATCAAAACAACTATGGTTTTGCGAGTCTTAAAGACGATAAAGCCGTAATGGTAGAGTATTCTTCGCCAAACACTAACAAACCGCTGCATTTAGGACATGTTAGAAATGTACTTTTAGGCTACTCGGTTTCTGAGATTTTAAAAGCTTCTGGAAAGAAAGTTTATAAAACCCAAATCATCAATGATAGAGGTATTCATATTTGTAAAAGTATGTTAGCTTGGCAACGATTTGGCAATGGAGAAACACCAGAATCTACTGGATTAAAAGGTGATAAACTTGTTGGGAATTACTATGTTGAATTTGATAAAGCCTACAAAGCAGAAATTGCAGAATTGGTGGCACAAGGACAAAACGATGAAGATGCCAAAAAAAATGCACCGATTCTTTTAGAAGCCCAAGAAATGCTTCGTAAATGGGAAGCAGGAGATGCTGAGGTTGTAGCACTTTGGGAAAAAATGAATGGTTGGGTTTATGAAGGTTTTGAAGAGACATATAAAGCTATAGGTGTAGATTTTGATAAATATTACTATGAAAGCCAAACCTATCTTTTAGGAAAAGAATTTGTTGCTGAAGGTTTAAAAAGCGGTGTGTTCTTTAAAAAAGCGGATGGCTCTGTTTGGTGCGATTTAACAGAAGATGGTCTCGATGAAAAAATAGTGCTTAGAGCAGATGGAACCGCAGTTTATATGACGCAAGATATTGGTACCGCTATACAGCGAATTAAGGATTATCCAGATGTTGGTGGTATGGTGTATACTGTTGGAAATGAGCAAGACTATCATTTTAAGGTGCTGTTTTTAATTCTTAAAAAACTAGGCTTTGATTGGGCAAAAAATCTATACCATTTAAGTTATGGTATGGTAGATTTACCAAGTGGTAAAATGAAGAGTAGAGAAGGTACTGTAGTAGATGCAGACGATCTTATACAAGAAATGGCAGATACCGCTGAGGAAATTTCTAAAGAATTAGGAAAGCTAGATGATTATTCTGAAGCCGATAAAAAAGCACTATACAAAACCATTGGTTTGGGGGCGCTTAAATATTACATCTTAAAAGTAGATCCTAAAAAGCGAATTTTATTCGACCCTAAAGAATCAATAGATTTTCAAGGAAATACAGGACCTTTTATTCAATACACTTATGCACGAATTCAATCTATTTTAAGAAAGTCTAACATAGATGAAAATATTACGCTGAGCGCGGTCGAAGTTTCACTTCAAGATAAAGAAAGAGAGCTTCTTAAACAGTTAGAGCAATTTCCTGAAGTTATTCAAAATGCAGCAGAAAACCACAGTCCTGCATTAGTTGCAAATTATACTTACGATTTGGTCAAAGATTTTAATTCGTTCTATCAAAATGTATCTATTCTTGGTGCTGATGAGGAAGAAGAGAAAGTCTTTAGAGTGCAGTTGTCTAAAACTGTAGGGCAAACTATAAAAAATGCGTTTAGTGTTCTCGGTATTGATGTGCCAGAACGTATGTAG
- a CDS encoding carboxypeptidase-like regulatory domain-containing protein: protein MKTTQYFKSLSNTFLAILLVTFTLSAQENYSEFSGKVVDGKTNKALEAASLNVNETNVGTITNSEGEFVLKVSKEYLDSKVIISVLGYSTRVIPLSELSAKDNKIELYRTVTELSEVSISAFKNAESLIRKVFDNKSKNHQDESVYMTAFYRETIKRRNRNVSLTEAVVNILKYPNKSSVEDAIALNKARKSTDYKRLDTISVKLQGGPFSTIYLDIMKYPEYIFTDATINSYKFSFDKPSNINNRNVYVVNFTPKNNALNYSYKGKLFIDVESLALVSADYSLDLSNKNRSKNLLVKKKPSNVIVYPLEAKYKVNYKEKGGKWYYSYSNLFLEFKVNKKRQIFNKVYSLSSEMAVTDWEINSTDKKIKSKDRLRPSVIITDAISGFSDPDFWGEYNLIEPDKSIETAIEKILKSIEKQRLKEESTVNGRP, encoded by the coding sequence ATGAAAACTACACAGTATTTTAAATCTTTATCCAACACATTTTTAGCTATTTTGTTGGTGACTTTTACTCTAAGTGCTCAAGAGAATTACTCAGAATTTAGTGGTAAGGTGGTAGACGGTAAAACAAATAAGGCACTTGAAGCTGCAAGTCTTAACGTTAATGAAACTAATGTTGGAACGATTACAAATTCTGAAGGTGAATTTGTATTAAAAGTTTCAAAAGAATATTTAGACTCTAAAGTTATTATCAGTGTATTGGGCTATAGTACTAGGGTTATTCCATTATCAGAATTGTCTGCTAAGGACAATAAGATTGAATTGTACAGAACAGTTACTGAGTTATCTGAGGTGAGTATTTCTGCCTTTAAAAATGCCGAAAGTCTAATTAGGAAGGTATTTGATAATAAAAGTAAAAATCACCAAGATGAATCGGTGTATATGACCGCATTTTATAGGGAAACCATAAAACGACGAAATAGAAATGTGTCTTTAACCGAAGCAGTAGTTAATATTTTAAAATACCCAAATAAATCTTCTGTAGAGGATGCTATAGCTCTTAATAAAGCAAGAAAAAGTACAGATTATAAGCGGCTAGACACGATTTCAGTTAAATTACAAGGTGGTCCGTTTTCAACTATTTATTTGGATATTATGAAATATCCTGAATATATTTTCACAGATGCTACTATAAATAGTTATAAGTTCTCGTTCGACAAGCCATCTAATATTAATAACAGAAACGTTTATGTCGTTAATTTTACACCAAAAAACAATGCTCTTAACTATAGTTATAAAGGCAAGTTGTTTATAGATGTAGAGTCTTTGGCATTGGTTAGTGCAGACTATTCATTAGATTTAAGTAATAAAAACAGAAGTAAAAATCTTTTAGTAAAAAAGAAGCCCAGTAACGTTATCGTTTATCCATTAGAGGCTAAATATAAAGTAAACTACAAAGAAAAAGGCGGAAAATGGTATTATAGCTATTCAAATTTATTTTTAGAGTTTAAGGTAAATAAAAAACGACAAATCTTTAACAAAGTATATTCCCTCTCGAGTGAAATGGCCGTAACAGATTGGGAAATTAACTCAACAGATAAAAAAATAAAAAGTAAAGATAGATTGAGACCTTCGGTTATAATAACTGATGCGATTTCAGGTTTTTCTGATCCAGATTTTTGGGGAGAATATAATCTTATAGAGCCAGACAAGTCTATTGAGACTGCAATAGAGAAAATTTTAAAAAGTATCGAGAAGCAAAGGCTAAAAGAAGAATCTACAGTAAATGGTAGGCCTTAA
- a CDS encoding YfiT family bacillithiol transferase: protein MMTEQELYKLKFPVGEFEKPKQITKNHINSWISIIEDFPQKIENITKNLSEEQLNYKYRPNGWTIKQVVHHCADSHINSIIRFKLAITENTPTIRPYFEDRFATLTDYSQPLDASLLILIGVHHKLGILLNNFSEDDLKRTFIHPEHGKQFSIEETIGVYAWHSNHHFAHIEQALKYNGSFN, encoded by the coding sequence ATGATGACTGAACAAGAATTATATAAACTTAAGTTTCCGGTGGGAGAATTTGAAAAGCCCAAACAAATTACTAAAAACCATATCAATAGTTGGATTTCTATTATTGAAGATTTTCCTCAAAAAATAGAGAATATCACAAAGAATCTTAGCGAAGAACAACTCAATTACAAATACAGACCAAATGGCTGGACCATTAAACAAGTAGTGCATCATTGCGCAGATAGCCATATCAACAGCATTATTAGATTTAAGCTTGCAATTACTGAAAATACGCCAACTATAAGACCCTATTTTGAAGATAGATTTGCGACGCTTACAGATTACTCTCAACCCCTTGATGCTTCACTATTAATTTTAATAGGAGTACATCACAAGCTAGGTATACTGTTAAATAATTTTTCTGAAGACGATCTAAAACGAACATTTATACACCCAGAACATGGTAAACAATTCTCGATTGAAGAAACCATTGGTGTCTATGCATGGCATAGTAATCATCATTTTGCCCATATAGAGCAAGCATTAAAATACAATGGATCGTTTAACTAA
- the cutA gene encoding divalent cation tolerance protein CutA produces the protein MIQINIITKDREQAEEITTLLFEERLVVNEFIINDMTGRNPNERGNLTSEKEVLIVGTTKALLFNAIDQLLQLKYGEHMPIIYAIPIVYINSEQSDYLRQNTAKV, from the coding sequence ATGATACAGATAAATATAATTACCAAAGACAGAGAACAAGCAGAGGAAATAACCACACTTTTATTTGAAGAGAGATTAGTTGTTAACGAATTCATAATCAATGATATGACTGGCAGAAACCCAAACGAGCGAGGTAATTTAACCAGTGAAAAAGAAGTTCTAATTGTAGGTACTACCAAGGCTCTTTTATTTAATGCGATTGACCAATTATTACAGCTAAAGTATGGTGAGCATATGCCTATAATTTATGCAATACCAATAGTGTACATAAATTCTGAGCAGAGTGATTATTTAAGGCAAAATACCGCAAAAGTTTAA
- a CDS encoding TonB-dependent receptor domain-containing protein → MNKLIHRIVLFLLIFTFSNLAFSQKEEPKQLVQILERLEERYEVKFSFETKTILNIELYPLKEELSLEEALNQLKSITNLNFEVLSRRFIAITPTDKTVHTLEEVVVNNYLSRGISKTNNGTITVDANAFDILPGLIEPDVLQIVQNLPGIVSVDERISNINVRGGTNDQNLILYEGIRMYQSGHFFGLISAFNPYLSDDIRISKNGTSALYGDAVSGTISIKNLDKIDQTFNAGLGSNLLNLDGYAKVPLSKKTELQLSARRSFTDILVSQTYDAYFDRIFRDSELNIANDVNTLLALDERFLFYDVNAKFLYDINDTSKLRVSLLNIYNNLDYNQTFANSDNNIQETRSALNQVSYGASARYSKVFKNDIQASAQVYYSHYDLDAQNNDITNSQLLIQENKVEDYGLRFDINKTIDNNVEVRGGYQFNEVGVTNFEDVSNPDFTRLVKEIIRTHAVFGEIERYSKSRNTYIRLGARISYFEKLKELVLEPRFTFNQKISDDIRLEILGELKSQTISQVIDLQQDFFGIEKRRWQLSNLENVPLVKSQQVSFGLSYNQNNFLVSLEGYYKNVEGITAQSQGFQNQFQFVNDIGAYTITGLDFLVNKRFNNFSTWLSYTLSNNDYKFDVINDGNSFPNSVDLTHVANASLTYSLKNFKIGLGINWHSGRAYTKPLQVQDNSNSSIEYQSPNSAQLEDYFRADVSAIYKFQISKGIKAVAGASVWNMFNQNNIINRYYTLDTDNTIVEIDNRSLKFTPNLSFRVSF, encoded by the coding sequence GTGAATAAACTTATACATCGTATTGTTTTATTTCTACTAATTTTTACCTTCTCTAATCTTGCATTCAGCCAAAAAGAGGAACCAAAACAACTCGTTCAAATACTAGAGCGCCTAGAAGAACGCTATGAAGTAAAGTTTTCTTTTGAAACCAAAACTATTCTGAATATTGAGCTTTACCCATTAAAGGAAGAACTCTCCTTAGAAGAAGCGTTAAACCAACTCAAATCAATTACCAACCTTAATTTTGAAGTTTTAAGTAGACGTTTTATTGCTATTACACCAACCGATAAAACAGTGCACACATTAGAAGAAGTCGTCGTTAACAACTATTTATCTAGAGGTATTTCTAAAACCAACAATGGTACCATTACTGTAGACGCCAATGCCTTTGATATTTTACCTGGATTAATAGAACCAGATGTTTTGCAAATAGTACAAAATCTACCTGGTATTGTGAGTGTAGACGAACGTATATCTAACATCAATGTAAGAGGTGGCACCAACGATCAAAACCTTATACTTTACGAAGGTATTCGTATGTACCAATCTGGTCATTTCTTTGGGCTAATTTCAGCATTTAATCCTTATTTGTCAGATGATATTCGTATTTCAAAAAATGGTACAAGTGCACTTTATGGTGATGCTGTTTCTGGTACAATATCCATTAAAAATTTAGATAAAATAGACCAGACCTTTAATGCAGGCCTAGGCAGTAATTTACTTAATTTAGATGGTTATGCAAAAGTACCTTTAAGTAAAAAAACAGAATTACAACTTTCTGCCAGACGCTCTTTTACAGATATATTGGTGTCTCAAACTTACGACGCTTATTTTGACAGAATTTTTAGAGACTCAGAACTTAACATTGCCAATGATGTTAATACACTTTTGGCATTAGACGAGCGCTTTTTATTTTATGATGTCAATGCCAAGTTTCTTTACGATATTAACGACACATCTAAACTTAGAGTAAGTCTATTAAATATCTATAACAATCTCGATTACAACCAAACCTTTGCCAACTCAGATAATAATATTCAAGAAACAAGAAGTGCACTCAACCAAGTAAGCTATGGCGCAAGTGCAAGGTATTCTAAAGTTTTTAAAAATGACATACAGGCTTCCGCACAGGTATATTATTCTCATTATGATTTAGATGCTCAAAATAATGATATAACCAATAGTCAATTACTTATACAGGAAAATAAAGTTGAAGATTACGGCTTACGTTTCGATATAAATAAAACAATAGATAATAACGTTGAGGTAAGAGGTGGTTACCAATTTAATGAAGTGGGAGTTACTAATTTTGAAGATGTATCTAATCCCGACTTTACACGTTTAGTAAAAGAAATTATAAGAACTCATGCCGTTTTTGGGGAAATAGAGCGTTATTCAAAATCTCGTAACACATATATACGACTAGGTGCACGCATTAGCTACTTTGAAAAACTAAAAGAACTTGTGTTAGAACCAAGATTTACCTTTAATCAAAAAATCTCTGACGATATCAGATTAGAAATTTTAGGCGAACTAAAGAGTCAAACTATTTCTCAAGTAATAGATCTACAGCAAGACTTTTTTGGTATCGAAAAACGTCGCTGGCAATTATCTAATTTAGAGAATGTTCCGCTGGTAAAAAGTCAGCAAGTTTCCTTTGGATTAAGTTACAACCAAAACAACTTTTTGGTTTCGCTAGAAGGGTATTATAAAAATGTTGAAGGTATTACTGCCCAAAGTCAAGGGTTTCAAAATCAATTTCAATTTGTAAATGATATAGGTGCTTACACCATTACTGGCTTGGATTTTTTAGTAAATAAACGTTTTAATAACTTTAGCACTTGGCTAAGCTACACTTTAAGTAATAACGATTATAAGTTTGATGTTATTAATGACGGTAATTCATTTCCTAACAGCGTAGATTTAACTCACGTAGCCAATGCATCGTTAACGTACAGCTTAAAAAACTTTAAAATAGGTTTAGGCATTAATTGGCACTCTGGCAGAGCTTATACAAAGCCATTACAAGTACAAGATAACAGTAATTCTTCTATAGAATACCAAAGCCCAAATAGTGCTCAATTAGAAGATTATTTTAGAGCCGACGTATCTGCAATTTATAAATTTCAGATCTCAAAAGGTATAAAAGCAGTAGCTGGTGCTTCTGTCTGGAATATGTTTAATCAAAATAACATTATAAATCGTTATTACACCTTAGACACAGACAATACTATTGTTGAAATTGATAATCGATCATTAAAATTCACACCCAATCTAAGCTTTAGAGTCAGTTTTTAA
- a CDS encoding FecR family protein yields the protein MTREELIQKWLDHNLNSEEQRAFEQLEDYKDLMQLDKALNAFKSPEFSVDKNYQALRPSLKNKSTQSWHKPLLKVAAVVAICFSVYYYTTTLDSTFNTEIAQQTTIDLPDTSEVILNTNSNLVFNKNSWDDKREVKLKGEAFFKVAKGEKFDVVTDKGIVSVLGTQFNVKNRDNYFEVKCYEGLVGVKTKDNYTELTPGNGLKIIDGKLFANEKEITTQPNWLRGESNFVNIPFKHVISELENYYDIKIVVDKADADRLYTGGFTHKNLELALKSVTIPLNLSYSKSGTSIVLKRE from the coding sequence ATGACAAGAGAAGAACTCATACAAAAATGGCTAGACCATAACCTTAACTCAGAAGAACAAAGGGCTTTTGAGCAGTTAGAGGACTACAAAGATCTAATGCAACTCGATAAAGCATTAAACGCTTTTAAGTCTCCTGAATTCTCTGTTGATAAAAACTACCAAGCATTACGACCAAGTTTGAAGAACAAGTCTACACAATCTTGGCATAAACCATTACTTAAAGTTGCTGCCGTAGTAGCAATATGCTTTAGCGTGTATTATTACACAACTACATTAGACAGCACATTTAACACTGAAATTGCACAGCAAACCACTATAGATTTACCAGATACTTCTGAAGTTATTCTAAATACAAATTCTAATTTGGTTTTTAATAAAAATAGTTGGGACGACAAACGTGAAGTAAAACTTAAGGGTGAAGCATTTTTTAAAGTTGCTAAGGGTGAGAAATTTGATGTGGTTACAGACAAAGGTATTGTTAGTGTCCTTGGAACTCAATTTAATGTAAAAAACCGTGACAACTACTTTGAAGTAAAATGCTATGAAGGTTTAGTTGGCGTAAAAACAAAAGATAATTACACTGAGTTAACGCCAGGAAATGGACTAAAAATAATTGATGGGAAGTTATTTGCCAATGAAAAAGAAATCACTACGCAACCCAATTGGTTGCGTGGTGAAAGTAATTTTGTCAATATTCCCTTTAAACATGTTATTTCGGAGTTAGAAAACTATTACGATATAAAAATAGTTGTAGATAAAGCTGATGCTGACCGACTATATACTGGAGGTTTTACACATAAAAATCTAGAATTGGCATTGAAATCTGTAACAATACCATTAAATTTAAGCTATAGTAAGTCCGGAACTTCTATTGTATTAAAGCGTGAATAA